A region of [Bacteroides] pectinophilus DNA encodes the following proteins:
- a CDS encoding sigma-70 family RNA polymerase sigma factor gives MTGKLSDEALIQMYRDGSRDSIDELFERYKGCVRRKAHAMYIAGGDEEDLIQEGMIGLYKAVQDYDAGREASFATFASMCINRNMCTAVAKSNRKKYQLLNESLSLDMPVAVDEEAYDEPQTHLIDVVVASSAQDPENMYIDKERVDVIYEAIRTCLSEYEKQVLDLYIDGNDYVAIARLLNKQPKSVDNALQRIRSKIRKSC, from the coding sequence TTGACTGGTAAGCTTAGTGATGAAGCACTTATACAGATGTACAGGGATGGCAGCAGGGATAGCATAGATGAGCTGTTTGAGCGTTACAAAGGCTGTGTAAGGCGCAAGGCACATGCAATGTATATAGCCGGAGGCGATGAAGAGGACCTGATTCAGGAAGGCATGATAGGTCTGTATAAGGCGGTGCAGGATTATGACGCAGGCAGGGAGGCTTCATTTGCAACATTTGCAAGTATGTGCATAAACAGGAATATGTGCACTGCAGTAGCAAAATCCAACCGCAAGAAGTATCAGCTCCTTAATGAGTCGCTTTCTCTTGATATGCCGGTAGCGGTTGATGAGGAGGCATATGATGAACCGCAGACTCATCTTATAGATGTGGTTGTAGCGTCTTCGGCTCAGGACCCTGAGAATATGTACATTGACAAGGAGCGCGTTGATGTAATATATGAAGCAATAAGGACCTGCCTCAGTGAATATGAGAAACAGGTCCTTGATCTTTATATTGACGGTAATGATTATGTTGCGATTGCACGGCTGCTTAATAAACAGCCCAAATCAGTAGATAATGCGCTTCAGCGCATACGCTCCAAAATAAGAAAAAGCTGCTGA
- the rlmB gene encoding 23S rRNA (guanosine(2251)-2'-O)-methyltransferase RlmB, with protein MRYEELTIEGRNAVTEALRSGRPVDKLFVLDGCQDGPVRTIIREAKKHDTIINFVSKERLDSMSETGKHQGVIAYAAAYEYAEVQDILDAAGEKGEPPFIFILDGIEDPHNLGAIIRTANLAGAHGVIIPKRRAVGLTATVAKTSAGAINYTPVAKVTNIAQTIEELKKEGMWFVCAAMDGEVMYNLDLKGPIGLVIGAEGEGVSRLVREKCDFTASIPMKGNIDSLNASVAAGVLAYEIVRQRML; from the coding sequence ATGAGATATGAAGAACTTACAATAGAAGGACGTAATGCCGTCACGGAAGCATTGCGTTCGGGAAGACCGGTTGATAAGCTGTTTGTGCTTGACGGATGTCAGGATGGCCCTGTAAGGACAATAATACGTGAAGCTAAGAAGCATGATACAATAATTAATTTTGTATCTAAAGAGCGTCTTGATTCAATGTCTGAGACAGGTAAACATCAGGGTGTTATTGCATATGCCGCAGCTTATGAATATGCTGAGGTGCAGGATATTCTTGATGCAGCCGGGGAAAAAGGCGAACCGCCGTTTATATTTATTCTTGACGGAATAGAAGACCCGCATAATCTTGGGGCTATAATAAGAACAGCTAACCTTGCGGGAGCACATGGTGTGATTATTCCTAAGAGGAGAGCTGTAGGTCTTACTGCTACGGTCGCAAAGACAAGTGCAGGGGCAATCAATTATACTCCCGTAGCCAAGGTTACCAATATAGCACAGACAATTGAGGAACTCAAGAAAGAGGGAATGTGGTTTGTGTGCGCGGCTATGGATGGAGAGGTTATGTATAATCTTGATCTCAAAGGTCCTATAGGCCTTGTAATAGGTGCAGAGGGTGAAGGTGTGAGCCGTCTTGTCCGTGAAAAGTGTGATTTTACGGCCTCAATTCCTATGAAGGGCAATATAGACTCACTCAACGCTTCTGTTGCTGCGGGAGTACTTGCTTATGAGATAGTAAGACAGAGAATGTTATAA
- a CDS encoding ribonuclease III, with amino-acid sequence MEEKLIVEDNKDFIGIIRQVLDVKQVDVMSYSPLTLAYIGDDAYDLVIRTYLLGKGNMPVNKLNRMADGLVRAKAQSDMMDVIEPMLDEEEHAVYKRGRNAKSYTKAKNATVADYRRATGFEALMGYLYLQGRYVRMVELIRAGIIERLDADEI; translated from the coding sequence ATGGAAGAGAAGCTGATTGTGGAAGATAATAAGGATTTCATTGGAATAATAAGGCAGGTGCTCGATGTAAAGCAGGTTGATGTCATGTCATATTCGCCGCTTACACTTGCGTATATAGGTGATGACGCATATGACCTTGTGATAAGGACATATCTGCTTGGCAAAGGCAACATGCCTGTTAATAAGCTTAACAGAATGGCTGACGGACTGGTAAGGGCCAAAGCACAGTCAGATATGATGGACGTTATAGAGCCTATGCTCGATGAGGAGGAACATGCGGTGTATAAGCGCGGACGCAATGCCAAGTCTTATACAAAGGCAAAGAATGCTACTGTTGCAGATTACAGACGCGCAACCGGTTTTGAAGCACTTATGGGATATCTGTACCTGCAGGGAAGGTATGTGCGAATGGTCGAACTTATCAGGGCAGGTATTATTGAAAGGTTGGATGCAGATGAGATATGA
- the cysS gene encoding cysteine--tRNA ligase → MKIYNTLTAKKEEFVPLEEGKVKMYVCGPTVYNLIHIGNARPMIVFDTVRRYLEYKGYEVNYVSNFTDVDDKIIKAANEEGVTADVISTRYIAECKKDMAGMNVKPATKHPLATEEIDGMIELIQTLIDKGYAYNVNGTVYYRTRKFKGYGKLSKKNIDDLEAGHRDIKVAGGEEKEDPLDFVLWKPKKEGEPYWESPWSEGRPGWHTECSVMAKKYLGESIDIHAGGEDLIFPHHENEIAQSEAANGVQFSKYWMHNAFLKINNVKMSKSLGNFFTVRDIAAKYDLQVLRFFMLSAHYRNPLNFSEELMESAKNSLERITTAAGNLNHMIDNAQDREVSEEEKNILAQLDGMIKQFENAMDDDFNTADAITAIFDMVKLANTSCKSSDSKKFLQDVLDKIAGTCGILGLEVVSEKELLDEDIDNLIQERQQARKDRNFARADEIRQLLLDKGIVLEDTREGVRWKRS, encoded by the coding sequence ATGAAAATATATAACACACTTACGGCGAAAAAGGAAGAATTTGTGCCACTTGAAGAAGGCAAGGTGAAGATGTATGTGTGCGGGCCTACAGTATACAATCTTATCCATATCGGCAATGCACGTCCAATGATAGTTTTTGATACTGTAAGAAGATATCTTGAGTATAAGGGATATGAAGTTAATTATGTATCTAACTTTACTGATGTTGATGATAAGATTATTAAGGCTGCCAATGAAGAAGGTGTTACAGCTGATGTGATATCAACAAGATATATCGCAGAATGTAAGAAGGATATGGCAGGAATGAATGTTAAGCCTGCAACAAAGCATCCCCTTGCAACAGAAGAGATAGACGGAATGATTGAACTTATACAGACCCTTATTGATAAAGGATATGCATACAATGTCAATGGTACTGTATATTACAGAACAAGAAAGTTCAAGGGCTACGGCAAACTTTCCAAGAAGAATATTGATGACCTCGAGGCAGGACACAGGGATATTAAGGTCGCAGGCGGAGAAGAAAAGGAAGATCCGCTTGATTTTGTACTCTGGAAGCCTAAGAAGGAAGGAGAACCTTACTGGGAATCACCATGGAGTGAAGGACGTCCGGGATGGCATACAGAGTGTTCTGTAATGGCCAAGAAGTATCTTGGAGAGAGCATAGATATACATGCAGGCGGAGAGGATCTTATATTTCCTCATCATGAGAATGAGATAGCACAGAGCGAAGCAGCTAATGGTGTGCAATTCTCAAAATACTGGATGCATAATGCATTCCTCAAGATTAATAATGTAAAGATGTCAAAGTCACTTGGCAATTTCTTTACGGTAAGAGATATAGCAGCTAAGTATGATCTTCAGGTACTCAGATTCTTTATGCTTAGTGCCCATTACCGCAATCCGCTTAATTTCAGCGAGGAGCTTATGGAGTCAGCAAAGAACAGTCTTGAGAGAATTACAACTGCAGCCGGCAATCTTAACCATATGATAGACAATGCACAGGACAGGGAAGTCTCAGAAGAAGAAAAGAATATTCTTGCGCAGCTTGATGGCATGATTAAGCAGTTTGAAAATGCAATGGATGATGATTTTAATACAGCTGATGCAATAACGGCAATATTTGATATGGTTAAGCTTGCCAATACGTCGTGCAAGTCATCAGACTCAAAGAAGTTCTTACAGGATGTCCTTGATAAGATAGCCGGAACATGCGGGATACTAGGACTTGAAGTTGTAAGTGAGAAGGAGCTTCTGGATGAAGATATAGACAATCTTATTCAGGAGAGACAGCAGGCAAGAAAAGACAGGAATTTTGCAAGAGCTGATGAGATAAGGCAGCTTCTTCTTGACAAAGGCATTGTGCTTGAGGATACAAGAGAAGGCGTGAGATGGAAGAGAAGCTGA
- the cysE gene encoding serine O-acetyltransferase: MGMITFIKQEMAVIKDRDPAIRTSAEVFLYPSFKAIIKYKTAHKLYLKKHYFLARWISQRCARKTGIEIHPGARIGEGLFIDHGHGVVIGETAILGNNVTLYQGVTLGGTGKEKGKRHPTLGDNVMVGAGAKILGSVTIGNNVKIGAGSVVLKDVPDNSTVVGVPGRVVIQNDVRVNDLDQIHLPDPVMNDIESLKAANVRLQREINELRRDAHKNAQSGGED; the protein is encoded by the coding sequence ATGGGAATGATAACATTTATAAAACAGGAAATGGCAGTAATTAAGGACCGTGATCCTGCCATAAGGACGTCAGCGGAAGTTTTTCTGTATCCGAGCTTTAAAGCAATAATAAAGTATAAGACAGCTCATAAGCTTTATCTTAAGAAGCATTACTTCCTTGCAAGGTGGATATCACAGAGGTGTGCAAGAAAGACCGGAATAGAGATTCATCCGGGTGCACGGATTGGGGAAGGCCTTTTTATCGATCATGGACATGGAGTCGTAATAGGAGAGACAGCCATTCTTGGCAATAATGTTACACTTTATCAGGGAGTGACACTTGGAGGCACGGGTAAGGAAAAAGGCAAGAGACATCCGACGCTCGGTGATAATGTAATGGTAGGAGCAGGTGCCAAGATACTGGGTTCGGTAACAATAGGCAACAATGTTAAGATTGGTGCAGGCTCGGTTGTACTTAAGGATGTTCCTGATAATTCAACTGTTGTCGGAGTGCCGGGAAGAGTTGTAATACAGAATGATGTAAGGGTTAATGACCTTGACCAGATACATCTTCCTGACCCTGTAATGAATGATATAGAGTCACTTAAGGCGGCGAATGTAAGACTTCAGAGAGAGATAAATGAATTGCGCAGAGATGCGCACAAGAATGCGCAGAGTGGAGGAGAAGACTAA
- the ispF gene encoding 2-C-methyl-D-erythritol 2,4-cyclodiphosphate synthase, translating to MRVGMGYDVHKLVEGRKLIMGGVEIPYEKGLLGHSDADVILHAIMDALLGAAALGDIGKHFPDTAAEYEGASSIELLKVVGKMLADKNYIIENIDGTIIAQRPKMRPYIDRMRENVAGALGIDTDRVNIKATTEEGLGFTGNGEGISAQAVASINSVANYMYENSYVTGSDGGCAGCQGCTRR from the coding sequence ATGCGCGTTGGAATGGGATACGATGTCCATAAGCTCGTTGAAGGACGTAAGCTTATAATGGGCGGAGTTGAGATACCATATGAAAAGGGACTTTTGGGGCATTCAGATGCAGATGTTATTCTGCACGCAATTATGGATGCGCTTCTTGGTGCAGCGGCACTCGGAGATATAGGTAAGCATTTTCCGGATACGGCAGCTGAATATGAGGGAGCATCAAGTATTGAACTCCTTAAGGTTGTCGGAAAGATGCTTGCGGATAAGAACTATATAATAGAGAATATTGACGGAACAATAATTGCACAGAGACCAAAGATGCGCCCTTATATTGACCGGATGAGAGAGAATGTTGCCGGCGCACTCGGCATAGATACCGACAGAGTTAATATTAAGGCAACAACGGAAGAAGGTCTGGGATTTACAGGAAATGGTGAAGGAATAAGCGCACAGGCTGTTGCAAGTATTAATTCTGTAGCTAACTATATGTATGAGAATTCCTATGTAACAGGTTCGGATGGCGGATGTGCAGGATGTCAGGGCTGTACAAGACGATAA
- a CDS encoding HEAT repeat domain-containing protein, whose product MLFAKKTPEEKMEKMIKRNDWGELSQYVFDTKENKLALAKALAKSDSQQSIDLLLRLADDKDEDVVFATCETLRQVGDDHDTADLLTILQKLPQSETKLRDEISRTVAELHKRM is encoded by the coding sequence ATGTTATTTGCAAAGAAGACGCCTGAGGAAAAGATGGAAAAGATGATTAAGAGGAATGACTGGGGAGAACTTTCACAGTATGTATTCGATACCAAGGAGAACAAGCTTGCACTTGCCAAGGCACTTGCCAAGTCGGATTCGCAACAGTCAATTGACCTGCTTTTAAGACTGGCTGATGATAAGGATGAAGATGTTGTTTTTGCAACATGTGAGACACTCAGACAGGTAGGAGATGACCATGATACGGCAGATCTGCTTACTATACTTCAGAAGCTCCCACAGTCAGAGACTAAGCTGCGTGATGAGATTAGCAGAACAGTTGCAGAACTGCACAAGAGAATGTAA
- a CDS encoding HD domain-containing protein — translation MNREYADEISTAIGELKKDGRYRELNNYIQHGTVSVFKHCRNVAYVSLLIADRLHIRVDRKALVKGALLHDYFLYDWHEKNKNHRLHGFYHPRHALRNAMQDYNISDKEADIILKHMFPLTIIPPNNREAWIVCMADKICATYETAGNFRLHAKPVG, via the coding sequence ATGAATCGAGAGTATGCAGATGAGATAAGCACTGCCATCGGGGAACTCAAGAAGGACGGAAGGTATAGAGAGCTTAATAACTATATACAGCACGGTACGGTGTCGGTATTCAAGCACTGCCGCAATGTTGCATATGTAAGCCTCCTTATTGCAGACCGGCTTCACATCAGGGTTGATCGTAAGGCACTTGTTAAGGGCGCACTTTTACATGATTATTTCCTGTATGACTGGCACGAGAAGAACAAGAATCACAGACTGCATGGATTCTATCATCCAAGACATGCACTGCGTAATGCAATGCAGGACTATAATATATCAGATAAGGAAGCGGATATTATACTTAAGCATATGTTTCCGCTCACAATAATTCCGCCTAATAACAGGGAAGCGTGGATTGTATGTATGGCAGATAAGATTTGTGCGACATACGAGACGGCAGGTAATTTCAGACTTCACGCTAAGCCTGTAGGCTGA
- a CDS encoding phosphatase PAP2 family protein, which produces MNWEMRFLHWLKDRHSPLADRLMRTVTRMGDAGGFWIALSAGCVKSDKYRKSGLSMAIALLFSFIFSNTIIKNAVDRARPFWKDKSFNVKIREPRDYSFPSGHTSASIGSAVALFLNRKKEGTAALVLAAQIAFSRLYLLVHYPTDVIAGIILGIAYGYSGNYIAERIMKRLDKRKKQARDLF; this is translated from the coding sequence ATGAATTGGGAGATGAGATTTCTACACTGGCTTAAAGACCGGCACAGCCCACTTGCAGACAGACTTATGCGTACTGTTACGAGAATGGGTGATGCGGGCGGATTCTGGATTGCACTGTCTGCCGGATGTGTCAAGTCTGACAAGTATAGGAAGAGCGGGCTTTCTATGGCAATAGCCCTGTTATTTTCGTTTATTTTCAGTAACACGATAATTAAGAATGCAGTGGACAGGGCAAGACCATTCTGGAAGGATAAGAGCTTTAATGTTAAGATTCGTGAACCGAGGGATTATTCATTCCCTTCAGGGCATACATCGGCATCGATAGGTTCGGCAGTCGCATTATTCCTTAACAGGAAGAAGGAAGGAACTGCGGCGCTGGTGCTTGCAGCACAGATTGCATTTTCAAGACTGTATCTGCTTGTTCATTATCCTACAGATGTAATTGCGGGGATAATTCTGGGTATAGCATACGGATACAGCGGTAACTATATAGCGGAACGTATAATGAAGAGGCTTGATAAGAGAAAGAAGCAGGCCAGGGATTTGTTTTGA
- a CDS encoding GTP pyrophosphokinase family protein, which yields MEFDKIYSQKEFDCEERKVVDDNELMALSINVNDQLLDIIKNIRSDASEYGRLMAYYRCAIMEVETKFNVLNVELSRGRESNPIETIKSRLKSPESIVEKLQRKNIPMDVASIEKNLFDIAGVRVICAFQEDIYMLADSLAKQDDVKVLEVKDYIKHPKDNGYRSLHLIVEIPIFLLNEKRFMKVEVQLRTIAMDFWASLEHKIRYKKNLQMYDEYSEISDRLKQCADQSAALDNMMDETHKMIIGLKKRNEEE from the coding sequence GTGGAATTTGATAAAATATATTCGCAAAAAGAATTTGATTGCGAGGAAAGAAAAGTGGTTGATGATAACGAGCTTATGGCACTCAGTATTAATGTGAATGACCAGCTCCTTGATATTATTAAGAATATACGATCAGATGCGAGTGAATACGGAAGACTTATGGCATACTACAGATGTGCCATAATGGAAGTTGAGACTAAGTTTAACGTGCTTAACGTAGAGCTTTCAAGAGGACGTGAGTCTAATCCTATTGAGACAATCAAGTCAAGGCTCAAGTCACCTGAGAGCATAGTAGAGAAGCTTCAGCGTAAGAATATTCCAATGGACGTTGCATCTATTGAGAAGAATCTGTTTGATATAGCAGGTGTACGTGTAATATGTGCATTTCAGGAAGATATATACATGCTTGCCGACAGCCTTGCCAAGCAGGATGATGTTAAGGTCCTCGAAGTTAAGGATTATATAAAGCATCCTAAGGATAACGGATACAGAAGCCTTCATCTTATAGTTGAGATACCTATATTCCTGCTTAATGAGAAGCGCTTTATGAAAGTTGAGGTGCAGTTAAGAACAATTGCCATGGATTTCTGGGCAAGTCTTGAACATAAGATAAGGTATAAGAAGAATCTGCAGATGTATGATGAGTACAGTGAGATTTCTGACAGACTCAAGCAATGCGCAGACCAGAGTGCTGCCCTTGATAATATGATGGATGAGACACATAAGATGATTATAGGGCTCAAGAAGCGTAATGAGGAAGAATGA
- a CDS encoding O-acetylhomoserine aminocarboxypropyltransferase/cysteine synthase, which translates to MEEKKTMADNRNYRFETLQLHVGQEQPDPVTDARAVPIYQTSSFVFRNSQHAADRFALKDAGNIYGRLTNPTEDVFERRIAALEGGVAALATASGAAAVTYTIQNLALSGDHIVAAKNIYGGTYNLLAHTLVDYGVTTTFVDPTDPADFEAAIQDNTKALYIETLGNPNSEVVDIEAVAAIAHAHKIPLVIDNTFGTPYLIRPIEHGADIVVHSATKFIGGHGTTIGGVIVDGGKFDWAASGKFPQLTEPNPSYHGISFAQAAGPAAFVTRIRAILLRDTGATLSPLHSWIFLQGLETLSLRVERHVENALKVVQYLNSNPLVEKVNHPSVSDDPKQQELYKRYFPNGGGSIFTFEIKGDDNTAKKFIDNLQLFSLLANVADVKSLVIHPASTTHAELNEAELADQGIKPNTIRLSIGTEHIDDIIEDLEGAFKAIQ; encoded by the coding sequence ATGGAGGAGAAAAAGACTATGGCAGATAACAGAAATTACAGATTCGAGACATTACAGCTTCACGTAGGACAGGAGCAGCCTGATCCGGTAACAGATGCAAGAGCTGTACCTATTTACCAGACATCATCATTTGTATTCCGCAATTCACAGCATGCTGCTGACAGATTTGCACTTAAGGATGCAGGTAATATTTATGGAAGACTTACTAACCCTACAGAGGATGTATTCGAGAGAAGAATTGCAGCTCTTGAAGGCGGTGTGGCAGCACTTGCTACAGCATCAGGCGCAGCAGCAGTTACATATACAATCCAGAATCTTGCACTTAGCGGAGACCACATTGTAGCAGCAAAGAATATCTATGGCGGTACATATAACCTTCTTGCACATACTCTTGTTGATTACGGTGTAACAACTACATTCGTAGACCCTACAGATCCGGCTGACTTTGAAGCAGCAATTCAGGACAATACTAAGGCTCTTTATATTGAGACACTTGGCAACCCTAATTCAGAAGTTGTAGATATTGAAGCTGTTGCGGCAATTGCACATGCACATAAGATTCCGCTTGTTATTGATAATACATTCGGTACACCATACCTTATCAGACCAATTGAGCACGGAGCAGATATCGTTGTTCATTCAGCAACCAAGTTCATTGGCGGACATGGAACAACAATCGGTGGAGTTATAGTAGACGGCGGTAAGTTTGACTGGGCAGCTTCAGGTAAGTTCCCACAGCTCACAGAGCCAAACCCAAGCTATCATGGAATCAGCTTTGCACAGGCAGCAGGTCCTGCAGCATTCGTTACAAGAATCCGTGCGATACTTCTTCGTGATACAGGTGCAACGCTTTCACCTCTTCACTCATGGATATTCCTTCAGGGACTTGAGACACTTTCACTCCGTGTTGAGCGTCATGTAGAGAATGCACTTAAGGTTGTACAGTACCTTAACAGCAATCCGCTTGTAGAGAAGGTTAACCATCCTTCAGTGTCAGATGATCCAAAGCAGCAGGAACTTTATAAGAGATATTTCCCTAACGGTGGCGGTTCTATATTTACATTTGAGATTAAGGGCGATGATAATACAGCTAAGAAGTTTATTGATAACCTTCAGTTATTCTCACTTCTTGCTAATGTTGCAGATGTTAAGAGTCTTGTAATCCACCCTGCTTCAACAACACATGCAGAGCTTAACGAGGCAGAACTTGCAGATCAGGGAATTAAGCCTAACACAATCCGCCTCTCAATCGGTACAGAGCATATTGATGATATTATTGAGGACCTTGAGGGCGCTTTCAAAGCTATACAGTAA
- a CDS encoding Rrf2 family transcriptional regulator → MKISTRGRYALRMMLDLAVNNNGEPIRLKDISKRQGISDKYLEQIISILNKAGFVRSIRGPQGGYMLNREPKEYTVGMILRLTEGSLAPVACLDYEPNDCERRNECVTLILWEKLNDAIKSVVDNITLQDLVQWQMEKSDNYII, encoded by the coding sequence ATGAAGATTTCAACAAGAGGAAGATATGCGCTCAGAATGATGCTTGACCTTGCCGTCAATAATAATGGAGAGCCGATAAGGCTTAAGGATATTTCGAAGAGACAGGGAATATCAGACAAATATCTTGAGCAGATAATATCGATACTTAATAAGGCGGGCTTTGTGCGAAGCATCAGAGGTCCGCAGGGCGGATACATGCTTAACCGTGAGCCGAAGGAATACACTGTGGGAATGATTCTGCGGCTCACGGAGGGCAGTCTTGCCCCTGTAGCGTGTCTTGACTATGAACCGAATGACTGTGAGAGGCGGAATGAATGCGTAACACTGATTCTTTGGGAAAAGCTTAATGACGCGATAAAGAGTGTTGTAGATAATATCACACTTCAGGATCTGGTGCAGTGGCAGATGGAGAAGTCTGATAACTATATAATATAA
- the cysK gene encoding cysteine synthase A codes for MGKIYENVAELIGKTPLLHANNFEKKRGVEANIFAKLEYFNPAGSVKDRVALAMINDAEQRGILKEGSVIIEPTSGNTGIGLASIAAARGYRIILTMPETMSIERRNLLKAYGAELVLTEGSKGMKGAIAKAEELAKETPDSFIPGQFVNPANPAAHKATTGPEIWEDTEGNVDIFIAGVGTGGTVTGIGEFLKSKNPDIKVIAVEPAGSPVLSTGKGGPHMIQGIGAGFVPDVLNTKIYDEIVTIENEDAFDAGREFAKAEGILVGISSGAALHAAEIVAARPENKGRNIVVLLPDTGDRYLSTALFNR; via the coding sequence ATGGGAAAGATTTATGAGAACGTAGCGGAACTTATAGGTAAGACACCACTTTTACATGCTAATAATTTTGAGAAGAAGAGAGGTGTTGAAGCTAACATATTCGCCAAGCTTGAATACTTTAATCCTGCAGGAAGCGTTAAGGACAGAGTAGCACTTGCAATGATTAATGATGCAGAGCAGAGAGGAATCCTTAAGGAAGGTTCGGTTATAATCGAGCCTACAAGCGGTAACACAGGAATCGGGCTTGCTTCAATCGCAGCAGCAAGAGGATACAGAATAATTCTTACAATGCCTGAGACAATGAGCATTGAGAGAAGAAACCTCCTTAAGGCTTATGGTGCAGAGCTTGTTCTTACAGAAGGTTCTAAGGGTATGAAGGGTGCAATTGCTAAGGCTGAAGAACTGGCTAAGGAGACACCTGATTCATTTATACCGGGACAGTTTGTTAATCCTGCCAATCCAGCAGCACATAAGGCTACAACAGGACCTGAGATATGGGAAGATACAGAAGGCAATGTAGACATATTTATCGCAGGTGTAGGTACAGGTGGTACAGTTACAGGTATCGGAGAATTCCTTAAGTCTAAGAATCCTGATATTAAGGTTATAGCAGTAGAACCTGCGGGTTCACCGGTGCTTTCAACAGGCAAGGGCGGCCCTCATATGATTCAGGGAATTGGTGCCGGATTTGTTCCTGATGTACTTAATACCAAGATTTATGATGAAATAGTAACAATTGAGAATGAGGATGCATTTGATGCAGGTCGTGAATTTGCCAAGGCTGAAGGAATACTTGTAGGTATATCTTCGGGAGCAGCACTTCATGCGGCAGAGATAGTTGCGGCGAGACCTGAGAATAAAGGCAGGAATATAGTAGTACTTCTTCCTGATACAGGTGACAGATACCTTTCAACTGCATTGTTCAACCGTTAA
- a CDS encoding ZIP family metal transporter — MNYINAEVIKGVLIPFAGTVLGSASVFLLKNAMNERIQKALTGFAAGVMVAASIWSLIIPAIEASGSMGRLAFAPAFAGIWAGILFLLLLDHIIPHLHMYSDEAEGIRSKLKKTTMLVLAVTMHNIPEGMAVGVVYAGWAAGSTQIALTGAVVLSLGIAIQNFPEGAIISLPLKSEGVGTWKAFLYGALSGVVEPIGAVLTIIAAGLVIPALPYLLGFAAGAMLYVVVEELIPEMSAGRHSNAATLMFGLGFTVMMMLDVALG; from the coding sequence ATGAATTACATTAATGCAGAAGTTATAAAAGGCGTGCTTATACCATTTGCCGGAACAGTACTCGGGTCTGCAAGCGTATTTTTACTTAAAAATGCCATGAATGAGAGAATACAGAAAGCACTTACGGGTTTTGCGGCAGGAGTTATGGTAGCAGCATCAATATGGAGTCTTATAATTCCGGCGATAGAAGCGTCCGGGTCGATGGGAAGACTGGCTTTTGCACCGGCGTTTGCCGGAATATGGGCAGGAATACTTTTTCTGCTTTTGCTGGACCATATCATCCCACATCTGCATATGTACAGCGATGAGGCAGAGGGAATCAGAAGTAAGCTTAAAAAGACAACAATGCTGGTGCTTGCAGTTACAATGCATAACATACCGGAAGGAATGGCAGTAGGAGTTGTCTATGCAGGCTGGGCTGCGGGAAGTACACAGATAGCCCTGACGGGAGCAGTGGTGCTTTCTCTTGGAATTGCAATTCAGAATTTCCCTGAAGGTGCGATAATCTCCCTGCCATTAAAATCAGAAGGAGTAGGAACATGGAAAGCATTTCTGTATGGGGCACTGTCAGGAGTGGTTGAGCCTATAGGAGCTGTTCTTACAATAATTGCGGCAGGGCTGGTCATTCCGGCCCTGCCGTATCTTCTTGGATTCGCTGCCGGGGCAATGTTATATGTCGTGGTAGAAGAGCTGATACCTGAGATGTCGGCAGGCAGGCACAGCAATGCGGCGACCCTTATGTTCGGACTTGGTTTTACTGTAATGATGATGCTTGACGTAGCGCTGGGATGA